One Streptococcus gallolyticus subsp. gallolyticus DSM 16831 DNA window includes the following coding sequences:
- the ligA gene encoding NAD-dependent DNA ligase LigA produces the protein MKKRIQELVDELNQYRKEYYTEDQPTISDSEYDKLYRELVELEKAHPELILPNSPTQEVGGLVLDGFEKYQHETPLYSLQDAFSREELEEFDRRVKAEFPNASYMAELKIDGLSISLVYVDGVLQVGATRGDGSVGENITENVKRIKDIPHKLAQPLNITVRGEAYLPKASFDKINEERRDSGQTEFANPRNAAAGTLRQLNTVVVAKRNLATFLYQEVASTSMTTQNDVLEELSRYGFSVNPRRITTSSMADIWKFIQEVAAERDNLPYDIDGIVIKVNSLAMQEELGFTVKAPRWAIAYKFPAEEKEAEILSVDWTVGRTGVVTPTANLSPVQLAGTTVSRATLHNVDYIAEKDIRIGDTVIVYKAGDIIPAVLHVVDSKRDKQVPMPIPESCPSCGSELIHYEDEVALRCINPLCPSQIQERLTHFASRDAMNITGLGPSIVKKLFKAELVHDVADIYQLTVEDLLSLDGFKEKSAEKLYNAIQVSKENSADKLLFGLGIRHVGAKASRQLLEVFETIDQLVAADADSIASIDGLGTVIANSLRSYFAKKEATELLHELKNAGVNFAYLGKKVSKDAQLAGLTVVLTGKLERLTRNEAKEKLQDLGAKVTNSVSKKTDIVVAGTDAGSKLTKAQALGIDVRDEAWLESL, from the coding sequence ATGAAAAAACGTATTCAAGAATTGGTTGATGAGCTCAACCAGTACCGAAAAGAGTATTACACAGAGGACCAACCAACGATCTCAGATAGCGAATATGACAAGCTTTATCGCGAGTTAGTCGAGCTTGAAAAAGCTCATCCAGAGTTGATTTTGCCAAATAGTCCAACGCAAGAAGTGGGTGGGCTTGTTTTAGATGGTTTTGAAAAATATCAGCATGAAACACCGCTTTATAGCTTGCAAGATGCTTTTTCACGTGAGGAATTAGAGGAGTTTGACCGTCGTGTGAAAGCTGAATTTCCCAATGCCTCTTACATGGCAGAGCTGAAAATTGATGGTTTGTCAATTTCACTAGTTTATGTTGATGGCGTGTTGCAAGTCGGTGCCACTCGTGGTGACGGCTCAGTTGGTGAAAATATCACTGAAAATGTCAAACGTATCAAGGACATTCCTCATAAATTGGCACAGCCACTTAACATTACAGTTCGTGGTGAAGCTTATTTGCCAAAGGCGTCATTTGATAAAATCAATGAGGAACGTCGTGATAGTGGTCAGACAGAATTTGCGAATCCGAGAAATGCGGCTGCAGGGACATTACGTCAGTTAAATACAGTAGTTGTTGCTAAGCGAAATTTGGCAACATTTCTTTATCAAGAAGTGGCATCAACTAGTATGACAACGCAAAATGATGTTTTAGAAGAATTGTCTCGCTATGGTTTTTCGGTTAATCCGCGACGTATCACGACATCTTCAATGGCAGACATCTGGAAATTTATCCAAGAAGTAGCCGCTGAGCGTGATAATTTACCATACGATATTGACGGTATTGTTATTAAGGTCAATAGTCTTGCTATGCAAGAAGAACTTGGCTTTACGGTCAAGGCGCCTCGTTGGGCAATTGCTTATAAATTCCCGGCTGAGGAAAAAGAAGCAGAAATTCTTTCGGTTGATTGGACTGTTGGACGTACTGGGGTGGTGACACCAACCGCTAATCTTAGCCCTGTTCAGTTAGCAGGAACAACGGTTAGCCGTGCGACTTTGCATAATGTGGATTACATTGCTGAAAAAGATATTCGCATTGGCGATACGGTTATCGTCTATAAGGCGGGAGATATTATTCCAGCGGTGCTGCATGTTGTTGATAGCAAACGTGATAAGCAAGTACCAATGCCGATCCCTGAAAGCTGTCCGTCTTGTGGTAGTGAGTTGATTCACTATGAAGATGAGGTGGCTTTACGTTGTATCAATCCGCTTTGTCCAAGTCAAATTCAAGAACGTTTAACGCATTTTGCCAGCCGTGATGCCATGAATATCACAGGTTTAGGACCTTCTATCGTTAAGAAACTTTTCAAAGCAGAATTGGTTCATGATGTCGCAGACATTTACCAATTAACGGTGGAAGATTTGCTAAGCTTGGATGGATTTAAGGAAAAATCTGCTGAAAAACTTTACAATGCCATTCAGGTTTCTAAGGAAAATTCAGCTGATAAATTGCTTTTTGGACTGGGAATTCGTCATGTCGGTGCCAAGGCTAGTCGTCAATTGTTGGAAGTTTTTGAAACGATTGATCAGTTGGTTGCTGCGGATGCTGACAGCATTGCTAGTATCGACGGTTTGGGAACAGTTATTGCTAACTCATTGCGCAGCTATTTTGCCAAAAAAGAAGCGACAGAGCTCTTGCATGAATTGAAAAATGCAGGTGTCAACTTTGCTTATCTTGGTAAAAAAGTTTCAAAAGATGCTCAATTAGCAGGTTTAACAGTTGTTTTGACTGGAAAATTGGAACGTTTAACACGAAACGAAGCAAAAGAAAAACTGCAAGATTTAGGAGCAAAAGTGACCAACAGCGTGTCCAAAAAGACGGACATTGTTGTCGCAGGTACAGATGCAGGTTCAAAATTGACCAAAGCCCAAGCTTTAGGAATTGATGTTCGCGATGAAGCTTGGTTAGAAAGTTTATAA
- a CDS encoding diacylglycerol kinase family lipid kinase, whose translation MAKKQKRARLIYNPTSGQEIMKKNVAEVLDVLEGFGYETSAFQTTPEPNSARDEAKRAAEAGFDLVIAAGGDGTINEVVNGIAPLSKRPQMAIIPTGTTNDFARALKIPRGNPVEAAKIIGKNQTIQMDIGQAREDTYFINIAAAGSFTELTYSVPSQLKTMFGYLAYLAKGVELLPGIRTVPVRIKHEKGTFEGDVSMIFAAITNSVGGFEQIAPDAKLDDGKFTLILVKTANLIEILRLIRLVLDGGKHIGDKRIEYIKTDFLEIEPLSDKKMMINLDGEYGGDAPIKLRNLKNHITFFANTDEISDDALVWNQEDLALEAIAQKFTQEVDELNSEE comes from the coding sequence ATGGCTAAGAAACAAAAACGTGCACGTTTAATCTACAATCCGACTTCAGGTCAGGAAATCATGAAGAAAAACGTGGCAGAAGTGCTAGATGTTTTAGAAGGTTTTGGTTATGAAACATCAGCTTTTCAGACAACACCAGAGCCAAATTCTGCTCGTGATGAGGCTAAACGTGCCGCAGAAGCTGGATTTGATTTGGTGATTGCTGCTGGCGGTGACGGTACAATCAACGAAGTCGTCAACGGGATTGCTCCGCTTTCTAAACGCCCTCAAATGGCTATTATTCCGACGGGAACGACCAATGATTTCGCGCGCGCTCTAAAAATTCCACGTGGTAATCCAGTTGAAGCTGCTAAGATTATTGGTAAAAATCAAACCATTCAAATGGATATTGGACAAGCGCGTGAAGATACGTATTTCATCAATATTGCTGCCGCAGGCTCATTCACAGAATTAACATATAGTGTGCCAAGCCAATTAAAGACAATGTTTGGGTATTTGGCTTATTTGGCAAAAGGTGTTGAATTGCTACCAGGAATTCGTACGGTTCCCGTTCGTATTAAACACGAAAAAGGTACTTTTGAAGGCGACGTTTCAATGATTTTCGCTGCCATTACCAATTCAGTCGGTGGTTTTGAACAAATTGCGCCAGATGCTAAGCTAGACGACGGAAAATTCACCTTGATTTTGGTTAAGACAGCTAACTTGATTGAAATTTTACGTTTGATTCGTTTGGTATTAGACGGCGGAAAACACATTGGTGACAAACGTATCGAGTATATTAAGACTGATTTCTTGGAAATCGAACCGTTATCTGATAAGAAGATGATGATTAATTTGGACGGTGAGTACGGTGGTGACGCTCCAATTAAGCTCCGTAATCTCAAAAATCACATCACATTCTTTGCTAATACAGATGAAATTTCAGATGATGCGCTCGTTTGGAATCAAGAAGATTTAGCTTTGGAAGCTATTGCCCAAAAATTCACACAGGAAGTTGATGAGCTCAATTCAGAAGAATAG
- the pulA gene encoding type I pullulanase has product MKNTVIVHYHSQHGNYFDYSLWKWIDFHEGTDSQFSGFDSFGLVGNLTIDSPFFLEHIYVIVKNHNWSIKTRDFRIQRNSGVPKTEVWIVEGDDTLYYSHQAAITSHYYSHRDSHAFDMAMNYQYFDYQWGFQGWLGYQYQKEKTEFRLWAPTAAKVDLVFYQTTDDKSSIDYIVPMERGDIINLDNHLYNTHGVWFATIEHDLNYQAYAYRVYYRDKTFQDTRDPYSIATTANGRRSVILAPEHLNPKGFSVKQGKEAYWRLDNPNQAVITELHIRDFSKSSTSGVAESYRGKFLGACQSGTHNSYGDETGFDYLKKLGISHVQLQPIFDHHQIFDADGNYAYNWGYDPENFNVPEASFSTAPHKPENRILELKQLIQAYHDAGIAVIMDVVYNHTYSSYNSAFQLTVPDYFYRMNADGSFQDGSGCGNETASEKEMFRKYMIDSVLYWVNEYNIDGFRFDLMGLHDIETMNAIRQVLDDIDPRLMMYGEGWDMGTGLLPEQKAKKDNAYRMPNIGFFNDNVRDGIKGAEVYGQFKHGFVSGAATEGIIAKGVLGSDELSSYLTPNQVINYVEAHDNYNLNDLMWELHPDDSQETHTRRIEMASAMNVLMQGVAFMQIGQEFLRTKLYPTGNNGQLTSSDKQLAMNSYNAPDRVNQIDWDNVTEHHATIAFMRGIIHLKRTNPAFSYQSYKEIRDHVYVHVANDYDGIVVFDILGEKNYRIIFNENEKNLENYMTDVSKYAIIITNIKRLHYKNDKLEALSVSIFEIEK; this is encoded by the coding sequence ATGAAAAATACAGTTATCGTTCATTATCATAGCCAGCATGGCAATTATTTTGACTATAGTTTGTGGAAATGGATTGACTTTCATGAAGGAACAGACAGTCAATTCTCAGGATTTGATAGTTTTGGCTTAGTAGGAAATCTAACGATAGATAGTCCATTCTTTTTGGAGCACATTTATGTGATTGTCAAAAATCATAATTGGTCCATCAAGACAAGAGATTTTAGAATTCAACGCAATAGTGGTGTCCCTAAGACAGAAGTATGGATTGTAGAGGGGGATGATACGCTTTATTATTCACATCAAGCGGCAATCACTAGTCATTATTATAGTCATCGTGATAGTCATGCCTTTGATATGGCAATGAATTATCAGTATTTTGATTATCAATGGGGATTTCAAGGGTGGCTTGGTTATCAGTACCAAAAAGAAAAAACCGAGTTTCGTCTCTGGGCGCCAACGGCAGCTAAGGTTGATTTGGTTTTCTATCAAACAACCGACGATAAATCAAGTATTGATTATATCGTCCCAATGGAACGCGGTGACATTATCAATCTGGATAATCACCTCTATAATACGCACGGTGTTTGGTTTGCGACCATTGAGCATGATTTGAATTACCAAGCTTATGCTTACCGTGTTTATTATCGTGATAAGACATTTCAAGATACACGTGACCCGTATTCTATTGCCACTACGGCAAACGGTAGACGTTCCGTTATTTTGGCCCCAGAACACCTAAATCCCAAAGGATTTTCTGTCAAACAGGGTAAGGAAGCTTACTGGCGACTAGATAATCCTAACCAAGCAGTGATTACTGAATTACATATTCGTGATTTTTCAAAATCATCAACTTCAGGAGTTGCTGAATCATATCGTGGTAAATTTTTAGGTGCGTGTCAATCTGGCACGCATAATTCATATGGTGATGAGACAGGTTTTGATTATTTGAAAAAATTAGGCATTAGCCATGTTCAATTACAGCCGATTTTTGACCATCATCAGATCTTCGATGCCGACGGAAATTATGCCTATAACTGGGGATATGACCCTGAAAATTTCAACGTTCCTGAAGCTAGCTTTTCAACGGCACCGCATAAACCAGAAAATAGGATTTTGGAATTAAAACAATTAATTCAAGCTTACCATGATGCGGGCATTGCAGTCATTATGGATGTGGTATATAATCACACCTATTCGTCCTATAATTCTGCTTTCCAATTAACGGTTCCAGATTATTTTTATCGAATGAATGCTGACGGTTCATTCCAAGACGGCTCGGGTTGTGGGAATGAAACAGCCAGCGAAAAAGAAATGTTTCGCAAGTACATGATTGATTCTGTCTTGTACTGGGTGAATGAGTACAATATTGACGGCTTTCGTTTTGATTTAATGGGCTTGCATGACATTGAAACAATGAATGCCATTCGTCAAGTGCTAGATGATATTGACCCACGTTTGATGATGTATGGCGAGGGCTGGGACATGGGAACAGGACTTTTGCCAGAACAAAAAGCCAAAAAAGACAATGCTTATCGAATGCCAAATATTGGATTTTTCAACGATAATGTTCGAGACGGCATAAAAGGAGCAGAAGTCTATGGGCAATTCAAGCATGGTTTTGTTTCAGGTGCCGCAACTGAAGGCATTATTGCCAAAGGTGTTTTAGGAAGTGATGAATTGTCATCATATTTGACACCGAATCAAGTCATTAATTATGTCGAAGCTCACGATAATTACAATTTAAATGACCTGATGTGGGAATTGCACCCTGATGATAGCCAAGAAACGCACACTAGACGAATTGAAATGGCTTCAGCGATGAATGTTTTGATGCAAGGTGTTGCTTTTATGCAAATCGGTCAAGAATTTCTACGCACAAAATTGTACCCAACAGGAAATAATGGACAATTAACCTCTTCAGACAAACAATTGGCGATGAATAGCTACAATGCCCCTGATCGTGTCAATCAGATTGATTGGGATAATGTGACAGAACACCATGCAACGATTGCTTTTATGAGAGGAATTATTCATTTAAAACGCACCAATCCCGCATTTTCTTATCAAAGTTATAAAGAAATAAGAGACCATGTTTATGTTCATGTAGCCAATGATTACGATGGTATCGTTGTTTTTGACATTTTAGGTGAAAAAAACTATCGTATTATTTTTAATGAAAATGAAAAAAATCTTGAAAACTACATGACAGACGTTTCTAAATATGCTATAATAATTACAAATATAAAGCGCTTACATTATAAAAATGATAAGCTTGAAGCTTTGTCTGTTTCGATCTTTGAAATCGAGAAATAG
- the glgB gene encoding 1,4-alpha-glucan branching protein GlgB, translating into MDTKEALRTFGTGENFHAQHYFGFHKETRNGTEGYSFRVWAPNAQSVHLIGDFTQWRENPLAMERNEAGVWEIFTDLPKENQLYKYLVKRSTGQEVEKLDPFAIYFEKRPGTAAVLTDFPEKKWKDALWLGRRKRFGFRNRPVNIYEVHAGSWKQHDDGRPYQFKELTEELIPYLVKMNYTHVEFMPLMAHPLGMSWGYQLMGYFAFEHSYGTPEDFQNFVETCHLNNIGVIVDWVPGHFTINDDALAYFDGTPTFEYEDEDRAHNRGWGALNFDLGKNQVQSFLISSAKFWIDYYHLDGIRVDAVSNMLYRDYDIGPWTPNKDGGNRNYEGYYFLQKLNAVLKSFYPDIMMIAEESTSDTKITGPIEYDALGFDYKWNMGWMNDILKFYEEDPIYRKYDFNLVTFSFMYAFSENFILPFSHDEVVHGKKSLMHKMWGDRYNQFAGLRNLYTYQICHPGKKLLFMGSEFGQFLEWKYDYQLEWVNLEDDLNKKMQDFTSQLNAFYKEHNVLWQIDDSYDGIEIIDADNTDQTVLSFIRKNKDGDMLICVFNMVPVERKDFTIGVPVAGIYEEVWNTEMEEFGGVWKEHNLQARTQDRLWKNYHHTLSFTLPALGASIWKIKRRLAKQIPKKGK; encoded by the coding sequence ATGGACACGAAAGAGGCACTGAGAACTTTTGGAACGGGTGAAAATTTTCATGCGCAACATTACTTTGGCTTTCATAAAGAAACTCGTAATGGTACCGAAGGTTACAGTTTTAGAGTCTGGGCACCCAACGCTCAATCTGTTCATCTGATTGGTGATTTCACTCAATGGAGAGAAAATCCGCTTGCTATGGAACGCAACGAAGCAGGTGTATGGGAAATTTTTACGGATTTACCTAAAGAAAATCAACTTTACAAGTATCTTGTAAAACGTTCGACTGGTCAAGAAGTTGAAAAATTAGACCCATTTGCTATTTATTTCGAAAAGCGACCAGGGACAGCAGCAGTTCTTACAGATTTTCCAGAAAAGAAGTGGAAAGATGCACTTTGGTTAGGGCGACGCAAACGTTTCGGTTTCCGTAATCGTCCTGTTAATATCTATGAAGTGCATGCAGGTTCATGGAAACAACATGATGATGGTCGTCCTTATCAATTTAAGGAATTAACAGAAGAATTGATTCCTTATTTGGTTAAGATGAATTACACGCACGTTGAATTCATGCCGTTAATGGCACATCCGCTTGGGATGAGTTGGGGTTACCAACTAATGGGGTACTTTGCTTTCGAGCATAGTTATGGAACGCCAGAGGATTTCCAAAATTTCGTTGAAACTTGTCATTTGAATAATATCGGTGTCATTGTGGATTGGGTTCCAGGACATTTTACGATTAATGATGATGCTTTGGCTTATTTTGATGGAACGCCAACGTTTGAGTACGAGGATGAAGACCGAGCTCATAACCGTGGTTGGGGCGCTCTAAATTTTGACCTTGGAAAAAATCAAGTTCAGTCTTTCTTAATTTCTAGTGCCAAGTTTTGGATAGATTATTATCACTTAGATGGTATTCGAGTGGATGCCGTAAGTAACATGCTGTATCGTGACTATGATATTGGACCTTGGACACCAAATAAAGATGGTGGTAACCGTAATTATGAGGGGTATTATTTCTTACAAAAACTAAATGCCGTTTTGAAAAGCTTTTATCCTGATATCATGATGATTGCTGAAGAAAGTACCAGTGACACTAAAATTACAGGTCCTATTGAATACGATGCACTCGGCTTTGATTATAAATGGAATATGGGATGGATGAATGATATTTTGAAATTCTATGAAGAAGATCCCATTTATCGTAAGTATGATTTTAATCTCGTCACATTTAGTTTTATGTATGCTTTTTCTGAAAACTTTATCCTACCATTCTCACACGATGAAGTGGTTCACGGTAAGAAAAGTTTAATGCATAAAATGTGGGGTGACCGTTACAATCAATTTGCTGGGCTTCGTAATCTTTATACCTATCAAATCTGTCATCCAGGCAAAAAATTGCTCTTTATGGGAAGCGAATTTGGTCAATTCCTTGAATGGAAATATGACTATCAGCTAGAATGGGTTAATTTGGAAGATGACTTAAACAAGAAAATGCAAGATTTCACAAGTCAACTGAATGCATTCTACAAAGAGCACAATGTTTTGTGGCAAATAGATGATAGCTATGACGGTATCGAAATCATTGATGCAGACAATACTGACCAGACCGTTCTATCCTTCATTCGTAAAAACAAAGATGGCGATATGTTAATTTGTGTGTTTAACATGGTGCCCGTTGAACGTAAAGACTTTACAATTGGAGTTCCAGTTGCAGGCATTTACGAAGAAGTTTGGAATACAGAAATGGAAGAATTTGGTGGTGTCTGGAAAGAACATAATCTCCAAGCTCGCACACAAGATAGACTTTGGAAGAATTACCATCATACGTTAAGTTTCACCTTACCTGCACTCGGTGCCAGTATATGGAAAATAAAACGACGTTTGGCAAAACAGATTCCTAAGAAAGGAAAATAG
- a CDS encoding glucose-1-phosphate adenylyltransferase, whose protein sequence is MKNEMLALILAGGQGTRLGKLTQNIAKPAVQFGGRYRIIDFALSNCANSGVDNVGIITQYQPLVLNSHVGNGSNWGIDGINSGATILQPYSATEGNRWFEGTSHAIYQNIDYIDSIDPEYVLILSGDHIYKMDYDDMLRTHKDNLASLTVAVIDVPLKEASRFGIMNTDSNDRIVEFEEKPEHPKSTKASMGIYIFNWQRLREVLVNAEKNNVDMSDFGKNVIPAYLEAGDRVYTYNFDGYWKDVGTIESLWEANMEYIGEDNELHSRDRSWKIYSKNLIAPPNFITEEASVKNSLVVDGCFVSGKVNHSILSTNVQVKKDAEITDSFIMSGAIIGEGAKIKRAIVGENAVIGDGVEIDGTGKEVQVVGYNEVVGVPNED, encoded by the coding sequence ATGAAAAATGAAATGTTAGCACTCATCCTCGCAGGGGGACAAGGAACACGTCTTGGAAAATTGACACAAAACATTGCAAAGCCAGCTGTTCAATTTGGTGGACGTTATCGTATTATTGACTTTGCACTTTCAAATTGTGCTAACTCAGGAGTCGATAATGTTGGTATCATTACACAATATCAACCGTTAGTATTAAATAGCCACGTTGGAAATGGTTCGAACTGGGGTATTGATGGGATTAACTCAGGAGCAACTATTCTTCAACCATACTCAGCAACTGAAGGTAATCGTTGGTTTGAAGGAACAAGTCATGCTATTTATCAAAACATTGATTATATTGATTCCATTGACCCAGAATATGTCCTTATTCTATCTGGTGACCATATTTACAAGATGGATTATGATGACATGCTTCGGACACATAAAGATAATTTAGCCAGTTTGACTGTTGCGGTTATTGATGTACCGCTTAAAGAAGCAAGTCGTTTTGGTATTATGAACACAGACTCAAACGATCGCATTGTTGAATTTGAAGAAAAACCAGAACATCCAAAATCTACTAAAGCATCTATGGGGATTTATATTTTCAATTGGCAACGTTTGCGTGAAGTGCTTGTAAATGCTGAAAAGAACAATGTTGACATGTCTGACTTTGGTAAAAATGTCATTCCTGCTTATCTCGAAGCTGGTGACCGTGTTTACACTTATAATTTTGATGGTTACTGGAAAGATGTTGGAACCATTGAATCACTTTGGGAAGCTAATATGGAATATATTGGCGAAGACAACGAATTGCACAGTCGTGACCGTTCTTGGAAAATTTACTCTAAAAACCTTATCGCACCACCAAACTTTATCACTGAAGAAGCCAGCGTGAAAAATTCTCTCGTTGTTGACGGCTGCTTTGTTTCAGGAAAAGTTAACCATTCTATTCTTTCAACGAATGTTCAGGTTAAGAAAGATGCTGAAATCACTGATTCTTTCATCATGAGTGGCGCAATTATTGGTGAAGGGGCTAAAATTAAACGTGCAATCGTTGGCGAAAATGCTGTCATTGGTGATGGTGTTGAAATTGACGGAACAGGCAAAGAAGTACAAGTTGTTGGTTATAATGAAGTAGTGGGGGTGCCAAATGAAGATTGA